The following are from one region of the Streptomyces decoyicus genome:
- a CDS encoding VOC family protein, with the protein MATEGIEAVFLETHNWGRSAKFFQALGFELQFSTDHNSGQLRNGDGPYVFIAEVPEDREPRTQIVLKVADAETFRPDPAVEVVTPFEDTHYGTTEMTVRDPDGRLWSLQAPARN; encoded by the coding sequence ATGGCGACCGAAGGTATCGAGGCCGTGTTCCTGGAGACCCACAACTGGGGCAGGTCGGCGAAGTTCTTCCAGGCCCTGGGCTTCGAGTTGCAGTTCTCGACGGACCACAACTCCGGCCAACTCCGCAACGGCGACGGCCCCTACGTGTTCATCGCCGAGGTCCCCGAGGACCGGGAGCCCCGGACGCAGATCGTGCTGAAAGTGGCCGATGCGGAGACGTTCCGTCCCGATCCTGCTGTCGAGGTGGTCACGCCGTTCGAGGACACCCATTACGGGACCACGGAGATGACGGTCCGTGACCCCGACGGGCGCCTGTGGAGCCTCCAGGCTCCGGCCAGGAACTGA
- a CDS encoding APH(3'') family aminoglycoside O-phosphotransferase translates to MSDHPGPRTVSPVQLGAGDGGGWLSVTAGESGAAVFRSADAARYAKCVPATDSAGLKDERDRVAWLSERGVAGPRVLDWHSGDAGACLVTSAVPGVPADQVSVADLRDSWGRIADAVRELHEVPVWQCPFRRDLDAMVAVARDVVTRAAVNPEFLPVEQQHTPATELLARLTPQVARRRDQEAADTVVCHGDLCLPNIVLDPQTLNVSGFIDLGRLGLADRHADLALLLANARETWPDEERARAADVAFAERYGIALDHDRLRFYLHLDPLTWG, encoded by the coding sequence ATGAGCGATCATCCCGGGCCGCGGACCGTGTCGCCGGTGCAGCTCGGGGCGGGTGACGGCGGCGGCTGGCTGTCCGTCACCGCCGGCGAGTCGGGAGCCGCCGTCTTTCGCAGTGCGGACGCCGCCCGGTACGCCAAGTGCGTACCCGCTACGGACTCGGCCGGGCTGAAGGACGAGCGCGACCGGGTCGCCTGGCTGAGCGAGCGCGGCGTAGCGGGGCCCCGGGTGCTCGACTGGCACTCCGGTGACGCAGGCGCCTGCCTGGTGACCAGTGCCGTCCCCGGCGTACCCGCTGACCAGGTGTCCGTCGCGGACCTGCGAGATTCCTGGGGACGCATCGCGGACGCGGTCCGCGAGCTACACGAAGTCCCCGTGTGGCAGTGCCCGTTCCGCCGGGACCTGGACGCCATGGTCGCCGTGGCGCGCGACGTCGTGACCCGCGCGGCGGTGAACCCGGAGTTCCTCCCCGTCGAGCAGCAGCACACACCGGCCACGGAACTGCTGGCCCGCCTCACCCCGCAGGTCGCGCGGCGGCGGGACCAGGAAGCCGCCGACACGGTCGTCTGCCACGGGGACCTGTGCCTGCCCAACATCGTCCTCGACCCGCAGACCCTGAACGTGTCGGGCTTCATCGACCTGGGCCGCCTCGGGCTGGCCGACCGTCACGCCGACCTGGCACTGCTGCTCGCCAACGCGCGGGAGACATGGCCGGACGAGGAGCGGGCGCGGGCCGCGGACGTGGCGTTCGCCGAGAGGTACGGCATCGCCCTCGACCACGACCGCCTGCGCTTCTACCTCCATCTCGACCCGCTCACCTGGGGCTAA
- a CDS encoding TetR/AcrR family transcriptional regulator codes for MRSKNEPSGQSGAGRGERASQEPERSFIEKARRAQIIDAAVDTIAAKGFAKASLAQIAERAGISKGVISYHFAGKGELIERVVEQVYEEIGAFVGARLDEGAGATAWLRVYIESVAEYMLGHRTQLTALGEIFSHFRTADGAPRYGVASSEPLYVALEKVFLEGQRSGEFRAFDVRVMAVSLQAGVDNMFAYWSAHPGDDLAAYARELAGIFEHATRADRTERTDHH; via the coding sequence ATGCGGTCAAAAAATGAGCCGAGCGGCCAGTCCGGCGCCGGGAGGGGCGAGCGGGCGTCGCAGGAGCCGGAGCGCTCGTTCATCGAGAAGGCGCGTCGCGCCCAGATCATCGACGCCGCCGTCGACACCATCGCGGCAAAGGGGTTCGCGAAGGCTTCGCTGGCGCAGATCGCCGAGCGGGCGGGGATCAGCAAGGGCGTGATCTCGTACCACTTCGCAGGCAAGGGCGAGTTGATCGAGCGGGTCGTCGAGCAGGTCTATGAGGAGATCGGCGCCTTTGTCGGGGCCCGGCTGGACGAGGGGGCCGGGGCGACCGCGTGGCTGCGCGTCTATATCGAGTCGGTGGCCGAGTACATGCTCGGCCACCGGACCCAGCTCACCGCGCTCGGCGAGATCTTCAGCCACTTCCGCACCGCTGACGGGGCACCGCGCTACGGCGTCGCGTCGAGTGAGCCGCTCTATGTCGCGTTGGAGAAGGTGTTCCTGGAGGGCCAGCGGAGCGGTGAGTTCCGCGCGTTCGACGTCCGCGTCATGGCCGTCAGCCTCCAGGCCGGGGTCGACAACATGTTCGCGTACTGGAGCGCTCATCCCGGGGACGACCTGGCCGCTTACGCCCGCGAACTCGCCGGCATCTTCGAGCACGCCACGCGCGCGGATCGCACGGAACGTACGGACCACCACTGA
- a CDS encoding DUF2470 domain-containing protein, translating into MRPFSARATAPTAAERVRSILAAAHSMTVVSDGIHTEVRRLDGAGAMGHFHLHAPFEDTGAQTATRVPVRLELTDIAPTPVRDRVRARVKVTGVLAAPYDAEAAKSTCMEFGQAVLEDAQGRTYVTLHALEATELDPIATSEAGMLTHLVDDHSAVVPLLLRLVRPHPDSGMLRALPVAMDRYGVTLRLEYPHTHHDVRLPFKTPVTDIDQAGPQIHALLTTARRLSHTGHLLS; encoded by the coding sequence ATGCGTCCTTTCAGCGCCCGCGCCACCGCACCGACTGCCGCCGAACGCGTCCGGTCGATCCTGGCCGCCGCCCATTCGATGACCGTGGTGAGCGACGGGATCCACACCGAAGTGCGCCGTCTCGACGGCGCGGGGGCGATGGGCCACTTCCACCTGCACGCGCCGTTCGAGGACACCGGTGCCCAGACGGCGACGCGCGTTCCGGTCCGGCTGGAGCTCACCGACATCGCCCCCACTCCCGTCCGCGACCGGGTACGCGCCCGCGTCAAGGTGACCGGAGTGCTGGCGGCCCCGTACGACGCGGAGGCCGCGAAGAGCACCTGCATGGAGTTCGGCCAGGCGGTCCTCGAAGACGCCCAGGGACGCACCTACGTCACCCTCCACGCCCTGGAGGCAACCGAACTCGACCCGATCGCGACCAGTGAAGCGGGCATGCTGACGCACCTCGTCGACGACCACAGCGCAGTCGTTCCGCTGCTACTGCGCCTCGTCCGCCCCCATCCGGACAGCGGCATGCTGCGCGCGCTCCCGGTGGCGATGGACCGCTACGGCGTGACCCTGCGCCTCGAATACCCGCACACCCACCACGACGTCCGGCTGCCGTTCAAGACACCCGTGACCGACATCGACCAGGCCGGCCCCCAGATCCACGCCCTTCTGACCACGGCACGCCGCCTCTCCCACACAGGGCACCTGCTGTCCTGA
- a CDS encoding molybdopterin-dependent oxidoreductase has product MSRLGPPSRTTAVRPPPEDGITAHPRRFVIRGQLRCPLALTVAELRERWPQRRAEVVFDCATNGPQHHTFEGPLLREVIAEAGPAFDARRRKDRSRYVLAVTGRDGHHTVLSWAELDADFGDAPVLLATAMDGRALDAAGSQLVVPSDRCGARYISAITGIWFGTCAPLEASPGLSGGPVTAAP; this is encoded by the coding sequence ATGAGCCGACTCGGCCCGCCGTCCCGCACCACTGCCGTACGCCCGCCGCCCGAGGACGGCATAACTGCCCACCCCCGGCGCTTCGTGATCCGCGGTCAGCTGCGCTGTCCGCTCGCGCTGACCGTCGCGGAGCTGCGCGAACGGTGGCCGCAGCGGCGCGCCGAGGTGGTCTTCGACTGCGCCACGAACGGGCCGCAGCACCACACCTTCGAGGGGCCCCTGCTGCGGGAGGTGATCGCCGAGGCGGGCCCGGCCTTCGACGCCCGGCGGCGCAAGGACCGCTCCCGCTACGTGCTGGCGGTCACCGGCCGGGACGGGCACCACACGGTGCTCTCCTGGGCGGAGCTCGATGCCGACTTCGGCGACGCGCCGGTCCTGCTGGCCACGGCCATGGACGGGCGGGCGCTCGACGCGGCGGGCAGTCAGCTCGTGGTGCCTTCCGACCGCTGCGGGGCGCGCTACATCAGCGCGATCACGGGCATCTGGTTCGGGACCTGCGCCCCGCTCGAAGCGTCTCCGGGACTGTCCGGGGGACCGGTGACGGCCGCTCCCTGA
- a CDS encoding class I SAM-dependent methyltransferase — MADEQNEVPDSTAVRVALWRAMHVQVDSPPHVIEDEIGLQLAAPDEGWRRRPDMDPRGTSGFRAAIVARARFIEDLVAEQAGHGVWQYVVLGAGLDTFAQRRPEIASRLRVFEIDQPGTQAWKRRRLVDLGYGIPDWLRLVPVDFEAGADWWEQLSDAGFDPGRPAIVVCTGVTMYLTKDATAATLRRLAGLAPGSTLAMTFMLPSELVDDADRPALEATKPQAQAAGTPFISFYAPQEMLALARDAGLKDAHHVPGSMLAERYFADRTDGLRPSTGEDLLVAAT; from the coding sequence ATGGCGGACGAGCAGAACGAGGTGCCGGACAGTACCGCAGTGCGGGTCGCCCTCTGGCGGGCGATGCACGTGCAGGTCGACTCGCCGCCCCACGTGATCGAGGACGAGATCGGACTCCAGCTGGCGGCCCCTGATGAGGGCTGGCGGCGCCGCCCGGACATGGATCCGCGCGGCACCAGCGGGTTCCGGGCGGCCATTGTGGCCCGTGCACGATTCATCGAGGACCTGGTTGCCGAGCAGGCCGGCCACGGCGTCTGGCAGTACGTCGTCCTGGGGGCCGGGCTGGACACCTTTGCCCAGCGCAGGCCGGAGATCGCCTCCCGCCTACGGGTGTTCGAGATCGACCAGCCGGGCACCCAGGCCTGGAAGCGCCGACGACTGGTCGACCTCGGCTATGGGATCCCCGACTGGCTGCGGCTGGTGCCGGTCGACTTCGAGGCGGGCGCTGACTGGTGGGAGCAGCTGTCCGATGCCGGCTTCGATCCCGGCCGGCCGGCGATCGTCGTCTGCACCGGCGTCACCATGTACCTCACCAAAGACGCCACCGCGGCGACCCTGCGCCGGCTCGCCGGACTCGCCCCCGGCTCGACGCTCGCCATGACGTTCATGCTGCCGTCCGAACTCGTCGATGACGCCGACCGCCCCGCACTCGAGGCGACCAAACCACAGGCGCAAGCAGCCGGAACGCCGTTCATCAGCTTCTACGCCCCGCAGGAGATGCTGGCCCTGGCCCGCGACGCCGGCCTCAAGGACGCCCACCACGTGCCGGGAAGCATGCTCGCGGAACGCTACTTCGCCGATCGGACCGACGGCCTTCGCCCGTCAACCGGAGAGGATCTACTGGTGGCTGCTACCTGA
- a CDS encoding YfbM family protein translates to MGAAFMGMVISFTRVTPEELDKAEKDPEWAREFLWEVDELRPDNPDVYLDKAWAGLEFLLGKAGEPLEFLMDGHPIDDEGTLFGWSVEDVQALAKRLGALPWERLTTHYDPVRMTEEEVYPHIWEPEDEDGPEYLKGNYEALVSFFDATARLESPALMSFSF, encoded by the coding sequence ATGGGGGCTGCCTTCATGGGCATGGTCATCTCGTTCACGCGCGTGACACCAGAGGAACTGGACAAGGCCGAGAAGGACCCCGAGTGGGCCAGGGAGTTCCTCTGGGAGGTCGACGAGCTCCGGCCGGACAATCCCGACGTCTACCTCGACAAGGCTTGGGCCGGCCTGGAGTTCCTGCTCGGCAAGGCCGGTGAGCCCCTTGAGTTCCTGATGGACGGCCACCCGATCGACGACGAGGGCACGCTGTTCGGCTGGAGTGTCGAGGACGTCCAGGCCCTGGCGAAGAGGCTGGGGGCGCTGCCGTGGGAGCGGTTGACCACCCATTACGACCCGGTTCGGATGACCGAGGAAGAGGTGTACCCCCACATCTGGGAGCCCGAGGACGAAGACGGGCCCGAGTATCTGAAGGGGAACTACGAGGCGCTGGTGAGCTTCTTCGACGCCACGGCCCGCTTGGAGTCGCCGGCGCTGATGAGCTTCAGCTTCTGA
- a CDS encoding ribbon-helix-helix protein, CopG family — protein sequence MSDEEVKQFNVYLPVGLIKQVKYHAIESGSSLSALVAAALRAYLDDTHGQRQQSSEKES from the coding sequence GTGAGTGACGAAGAGGTCAAGCAGTTCAACGTGTACTTGCCGGTCGGGCTGATCAAGCAGGTCAAATATCACGCCATCGAGTCGGGCTCGTCCCTCTCGGCGTTGGTCGCAGCCGCCCTGCGCGCCTACCTCGACGACACCCATGGGCAACGGCAGCAATCGTCCGAGAAGGAGAGCTGA
- a CDS encoding TOBE domain-containing protein, producing MQSYTIGQAARLLGVSPDTARRWADAGKVATHRDDGGRRLIDGRDLAAFSIEVAQTGTAEDDASYTSARNAFPGIVTAVKLGDVAAQVEIQAGPHRLVSLLTREAVEELGLEVGMQATARVKSTSVHIDRT from the coding sequence ATGCAGTCCTATACGATCGGCCAGGCGGCGCGGCTGCTGGGCGTCAGCCCGGACACCGCCCGCCGCTGGGCGGACGCCGGCAAGGTCGCGACCCACCGCGACGACGGCGGCCGCCGCCTCATCGACGGCCGTGATCTGGCCGCCTTCTCCATCGAGGTGGCACAGACCGGCACCGCTGAGGACGACGCCTCGTACACCTCCGCGCGCAATGCCTTTCCGGGCATCGTCACCGCTGTCAAGCTCGGCGATGTCGCCGCCCAGGTCGAGATCCAGGCCGGTCCGCACCGCCTGGTGTCCCTGCTGACCCGGGAAGCGGTGGAGGAACTGGGCCTGGAGGTCGGCATGCAGGCCACCGCCCGCGTGAAGTCCACCAGCGTGCACATCGACCGCACCTGA
- a CDS encoding TOBE domain-containing protein, whose protein sequence is MPTYSIGQAAGLLGVSSETVRRWADGGQLGMGRGGAGNRVIDGVSLAAFAKERAEGLHPVPGEVLTSVRNSFAGIVTKVTLDDVIAQVEIQSGPHRLVSVVSREAVEELGIEVGVTATARVKSTNVHIDRAGDRM, encoded by the coding sequence GTGCCGACGTACAGCATTGGTCAGGCAGCTGGGCTGCTGGGTGTGAGTTCGGAGACCGTCCGCCGCTGGGCCGATGGCGGGCAGTTGGGGATGGGCCGGGGCGGCGCGGGAAACCGGGTGATCGACGGGGTGAGCCTGGCGGCGTTCGCCAAGGAGCGTGCCGAGGGCCTGCATCCGGTGCCGGGCGAGGTGCTGACCTCGGTGCGGAACTCGTTCGCGGGAATCGTCACCAAGGTGACCCTCGACGATGTGATCGCCCAGGTCGAGATCCAGTCCGGGCCGCACCGGCTGGTGTCGGTGGTCAGCAGGGAGGCGGTCGAGGAACTCGGGATCGAGGTCGGGGTGACCGCCACCGCCCGGGTGAAGTCCACCAATGTGCACATCGACCGGGCGGGCGACCGGATGTGA
- a CDS encoding PucR family transcriptional regulator produces the protein MHVQDLLQLDSLDLTLLWAEGPLLTREISGVTGTELEDPASFVQPGELVLSGLVWWTPGDSRAKADRFVSALHSAGATALLAGEETHGTVPDVLVESCRELGIALIAVPAHTTFRAITEAVYLRQWGDPSRRPGEHYALPEKVRTELAGLIAGNAAPDALLDGAFAHLGGPPCYLLTATGRVIARTPAAPHLPAQRAARELTSSAGTILRIGGVAGPYDGWQLHLRDAADAPPRVLHEIAEVMAQYRHRVELRQAAERRAADELIALTGAGSADAAALQAALHACGLPPTGPYRVVAASGGADGDEVVSALAEALRHSPGVPFAVGRVPGGEAVAVVRAHPDAGDGLPLGELWPLVHACRPQTPLHAGVSGPVPAPDGLNSALDQARYALAAARAERPDGARVTSVEDLSTLGALLAGVPAVVRTAFSNRVLGPLARAGSASHRMLLETLEVFLTHHGSWARTAETLHLHVNTVHYRIQRIETLTGRDLSRLEHKLDLQAALLCR, from the coding sequence ATGCACGTCCAAGATCTCCTCCAGCTCGACTCGCTCGATCTGACCCTGCTGTGGGCCGAGGGCCCCCTGCTCACCCGGGAAATCAGCGGTGTCACCGGCACCGAACTGGAGGACCCGGCCAGCTTTGTCCAGCCGGGTGAGCTGGTGCTGAGCGGACTGGTGTGGTGGACGCCCGGCGACAGCCGCGCGAAGGCCGACCGCTTCGTCTCGGCGCTGCACTCCGCCGGGGCCACCGCGCTGCTGGCCGGCGAGGAGACCCACGGCACGGTGCCCGACGTCCTGGTCGAGTCCTGCCGTGAGCTGGGCATCGCGCTGATCGCGGTGCCCGCGCACACCACCTTCCGTGCCATCACGGAGGCGGTGTACCTGCGCCAGTGGGGCGATCCGAGCCGACGCCCCGGCGAGCACTACGCGCTGCCGGAGAAGGTCCGCACCGAACTCGCCGGTCTGATCGCCGGGAACGCCGCGCCGGATGCCCTGCTGGACGGTGCCTTCGCCCACCTGGGCGGTCCGCCCTGCTACCTGCTGACGGCGACCGGGCGGGTGATCGCCCGGACGCCCGCCGCCCCGCACCTGCCCGCACAGCGGGCCGCCCGGGAGCTGACGTCGTCGGCCGGCACCATCCTGCGGATCGGCGGGGTGGCCGGTCCGTACGACGGCTGGCAGCTGCATCTGCGGGACGCGGCCGACGCCCCGCCGCGGGTGCTGCACGAGATCGCCGAGGTCATGGCCCAGTACCGCCACCGTGTCGAACTGCGGCAGGCGGCCGAACGGCGGGCGGCGGACGAGCTGATCGCGCTCACCGGGGCCGGGTCGGCCGACGCTGCGGCGCTCCAGGCCGCGCTGCACGCCTGCGGGCTGCCGCCCACCGGACCGTACCGGGTGGTGGCCGCGTCAGGCGGTGCGGACGGGGACGAGGTGGTGAGCGCGCTGGCGGAGGCGCTGCGGCACTCCCCCGGTGTGCCGTTCGCGGTGGGCAGGGTCCCGGGCGGCGAGGCGGTCGCCGTGGTCCGTGCCCACCCCGACGCCGGGGACGGCCTCCCGCTCGGCGAACTGTGGCCCCTGGTGCACGCCTGCCGCCCGCAGACGCCGCTGCACGCCGGGGTCAGCGGCCCGGTACCGGCGCCCGACGGCCTCAACTCCGCGCTGGACCAGGCACGTTACGCACTGGCGGCGGCCCGTGCCGAGCGCCCGGACGGTGCCCGGGTGACCTCCGTCGAGGACCTCAGCACTCTGGGCGCCCTGCTCGCCGGGGTCCCGGCCGTCGTCCGTACGGCCTTCAGCAACCGGGTGCTGGGCCCGCTGGCGCGCGCCGGCAGCGCCTCGCACCGGATGCTCCTGGAGACGCTGGAGGTCTTCCTCACCCACCACGGGTCATGGGCACGGACCGCCGAGACACTGCATCTGCACGTGAACACGGTGCACTACCGCATCCAGCGCATCGAAACGCTCACCGGCCGCGATCTGTCCCGGCTCGAGCACAAACTGGATCTGCAGGCGGCGCTGCTCTGCCGCTGA
- a CDS encoding TOBE domain-containing protein translates to MSLSIRNQFSGTVSSVAPGEVMATVKVRLDGGQEVTAAITLEAVTELGIEEGSAVRTLIKSTEVALATGAVDGVSIRNRIPGTVTDVTTGGAMAGVKVAVAGGELTAAITKDAVTDLGLAAGAEVTALIKSTEIALAAD, encoded by the coding sequence ATGAGCCTGAGCATCCGTAACCAGTTTTCCGGCACCGTTTCCTCCGTCGCCCCCGGCGAGGTCATGGCGACCGTCAAGGTCCGTCTGGACGGCGGCCAGGAGGTCACCGCGGCGATCACCCTGGAGGCGGTGACGGAGCTGGGCATCGAGGAGGGTTCCGCGGTGCGCACGCTGATCAAGTCCACCGAGGTCGCGCTCGCCACCGGTGCGGTGGACGGCGTCAGCATCCGCAACCGGATCCCCGGCACCGTCACCGACGTCACCACCGGCGGCGCGATGGCCGGCGTCAAGGTCGCCGTCGCGGGCGGAGAGCTGACCGCCGCGATCACCAAGGACGCGGTGACGGACCTGGGCCTGGCCGCCGGCGCCGAAGTCACCGCGCTGATCAAGTCGACTGAGATCGCGCTCGCCGCCGACTGA